From Mobula hypostoma chromosome 3, sMobHyp1.1, whole genome shotgun sequence:
tactgtgctgtactgctctttgTTTTTCAAGAATTTTTTGTTTTCAATTTTGATTCTTCCATTAAGCATGTAAagtattaaaatatatttttaattttttgcaacacacataaaagttgctggtgaacacagcaggccaggcagcatctcaaggaagaggtgcagtcgacgtttcaggccgagacccttcgtcctgacgaagggtctcgacctgaaacgtcgactgcacctcttcctagagatggtgcctggcctgctgcattcaccagcaacttttatgtgtgttgcttgaatttccagcatctgcagaattcctgttgtttgcgtttttaattttttgatttttttcctttgACTCTTATTCCAGCGAAATTCAGCTCCTATAGATCAGCAACAAGCCAAAACCACATCACGTGCTTTAGCTTTCAAGAATGGGCATAAAGGTCTGCTTAGCATTGATTACTTGTCAAAAATGTCTGGCATATCTACGTACAAAGAATTTTATCACCCTCCCAGTGGACCCAAAGAACAGGAAATAGGTAATTATTAGCTGAAACATGGAATTTTTGTGGCAAACATTACTTTTATAAGTTATGAAGGTGAATGTTATGTACAGCTTTTGCCTGAGTTATTGAGTTACAGTCATAGTCACAtttaactttattttatatatCTATGTAAAACAAACACAACTATGTTTTCTTGCAGCTAATAAATAATGGATGTAAGTATTTAAAGGATGAAAACAATTTAGGCAAATACATCCACTCCTTTTTTGTATTTCTCATGTTCATTATCTCTTAGTACCATATTCTTCAAACCAGTCTCTAGAATTAATCTGTTTGCCTATTGAAGCCATTTTTGTTGGGTAGCCCAACCAATGTGTTTTCCAGTAAGTTTAAGGTCTAAGAGGTTGAACTGGCgtcccttcctgtctctgatTTTATAATTGTATTATTGTGAATTATTAGCATAGATCATTTTTTGCCAGTCTGATGTTATTAAAAAAATCATACTGCAACACATGTTCAATCAATCACACAGTTTACATGAATATTGTAAAAGTTGTTAACATTAACTTGGCAGTTATATATGATTGTGCTAAATATACCTCTGTTTTCCTCTAGGCATAAAGAAACAATTATTTGAAAAATACATGTATCACAAGATAAGGTAAATATAAAGAACTGGGCAAGAGGGAGGGAATAATTCAGTTGATCAAATATAagaacaagaaataggagcaggagtaggccattcagcccatcaagcctccctggccattcaataagatcatggctgatctgcccataaactcagctccatctacctgccttttccccataactcttaattcccttactatgtaaaaaacaatctaactgtttcttaaatatatttagtgaagaagcctcaactgcttccttgggcagaaaattccacaggttcgccactctctgggaaaaataatttctcctcatctccatcctaaatcttctgtcctgaatcttgaggcaatgtcccctagttctagtctcacctaccaatggaaacaactttcctacttctatgtTATCTATCCCTGCCAAAATTTTGGATGTTttataagattccctctcattcttctgaattccggagagtatagtcccaggtgactcaaactctcctcataggttaacctctTCATCCCTTGAATATATTCCAATCTATTTTATTGCTGAAGCTAAAGAGCTTTCCAGTTATACTGTAACGGCAAATATCTGGTGAAATTTGTATTGATTGTTTTCAATTCTAAATTGTTAACATATTAAACCATTTAAAGTTTGACTTAACGGCATATTTTATTATCTCTTGCCAAAAATAGTAAATatctgttgtttacataattaagataagctaaaaaaaaaggtgagtttgAGACTAAATAATTAAATGCtggaggttaggcagcatctgtggaaacaccACTGGCTAGCTACATATTAACTAGATTCCAATATTTGCAAAAAGGGTATTGATTCTTCATTAATGGCATGAAATGATCGTCATAATAAACATATAGATTATCTGCAAGATATGGCAGTGTGGACAAATGTTCCAGTACAGCAGGAGTTCCCaaattttttttatgccatgaacccctactATTAACGGaagggtccatagaccccagttGGGAACCCCAACAGCAGGGCATCAGGACATTTTCAACTGGATTGGATGAAAAgtgtcaacctgaaacattgactgcccatCTCACTCAACAAGTGCTGCCTGAgcaactgagttcttccagcactttgttggAGATGATGATTATCTGTCCACTTATGGCATGTATGTTACTTTCCAATTTCTACCTCATCCCCACGTATTGTTTAGATTCTACTGCATGGAGGCAAGGTCTAGATCATTTGCTGATGAACTGTTCATTGCACAATTATCAATGAAAATCCCCATTTCTGGAAGGAACATCATTGATGAAGAAGCTAAAGATAGTTAGGCTTAGAAGACTGCCACGAGGAATTCACACAATGGTATACTATGGCTAGGGCAGCTCACCTCTACAAATCACCTTTGTTTGTGAAAGATATAATTCCAGTCACTGGAATTATCCATGTTTTATACTATAAGGAAAGTGGGAATATGGGAATCATTTAATTCCTATCAACTTATATTCCTCCCACTTAGTCAAACGCTGTCTTGCTGGTGAAGGGCAGTCGTTGTCAGCCCACCTCTGGAGCTGGCTGGTCCATGTTTTGACCAAGGCTGTGATGAAGTCTGGAGCTGAGTATTCCTGGAAAATCTCAAACTGGGCATCATTGAACTGGTTATTCCTAAGTAAGctctgcttgttaatacaattgACAAAACCTTTGCTCAATTTGTTGCTGATTGAGAGTTTATGTTTTGGGTGGTAATTTGCTAAATTATATTTATCAAGACATTTTTCCTTGTAATTTTTCATAGTCAGCAAGATGCTAATGTTGTCATAGCACAGATAGATCATCGTATCCATGCCAACCTTTTTGTCCATCCACACTGATCCAATTTGCATACATTAGGTTGATATTCTTCCATGCACTGCCTATTTAGATCTTCCTCTAAATGGCTTTCAAATGTAATGATTGTGTTCAACTCCACCatttcctctgacagtgactcccTGATATCTTCTACTCTAAAAATAAAGAAACCTTCCTTTCAAATTTCCTTTAAAACTTCTTCCTCTTACTTTGATATTCTTACTATGAGAAAAAGGTTCTGAACACCTACCCTGTCTGAATCTCATACAATTTTAAATATGTATATTGGCGGCATGAtggcatagtggtcagcacatcgctttacagcaccaacaaTCGCTGGTCcaggtttgattcctgccactgcaGTAAAgagttagtacattctccccatgactgcacggGATCTCTctacgtgctctggtttccttccagatTCCAAGGATGTATGGTTAggatcagtgagttgtgggcatgcattatggtactggaagtgtggcaacacttgcaggctgcccagcatgtcctcactgatttgatttgatgcaaacaatgcatttcactataagCTTCAatgtacataagaccataagatctaggagcataattaggccatttgagtctgctccaccatttcatcaagactgatccaattttcctctcagccccaatctcttgctttctctttgtatgccttcatgccctgaccaatataggttctatcaacctgtgccttaaatatacataaagacttggcctccacagctgcctgtgacaaaaaattctacagattcaccaccctctggctaaaaaattcttcctcatctcagttctaaaaggacacccctctattctgagcctatgtcatctggtcttaggctctcccatcataggaaacatactttccacatccactctatcaaggcctttcatcatttgatagttttcaatgaggtcacccctccttcttctatattctagtgaatacaggcccagagccatcagatgctcttcatatgacaagctattcaatcctggaatcatttctgtgaatctcctttgacccctctctagtttcagcacatcttttctaagataaagggcccattattgctcacagtactccaagtgaggtctcaccagaaaGTTTTTTAAAGTTtgaacattatatccttgcttttatattctagtcctcttgaagtgtatgttaacattgcattggccttcctcaccacatactccacctgcaaattaacctttaagaaatcctgcataaagactaccaagtccctttgcatcttagtgtttttgtattttctctccatttagaaaatagtcaactctttcatttcttctaccaaagtgcatgaccatacacttcttgacactatattccatctgccatttctttgctcattctcccaatctgtctaaatccttctgtagcttctctactacctcaaaactacctgcccttctagctaccttcgtatcatcagcaaacttttcaacaaagccatcaatcccatcattcAAATAATTGagatacaacgtaaaaagaatcagtcccaacacagacccctgtgtcACCAGCAGTCAGTCAGAAAAGAGGTggcccctttattccaactctttgcctcctgccaattagtcactactttatccatgctagaatttttcctgtaataccatgggctcatagcttgttaaggaatcttatgtgtggcaccttgtcaaaggccttctaaaaatccaagtacacatcaacagattctcctttatctatcctgcttgttacttctttaaaaaattctaatggatttgtcaggcaagattttcccttgaggacacCATGCTGAgcatagcctattttatcatgtacctcaaGTACCCTAAGactttatccttaataatagactccaacatcttcccaaccactgaggtcagattacctggcctatagtttcctgtcttctgcctctctcccttcttgaggagtagagtaacatttccaattttcctgccttctagaaccattccagaatctagtgattttagaagggtcattactaatgcctccactatctcatcagccacctctttcagaattctggggtgtacacccatttggtccaggtgtcTTCTGTCTAGTAACTTCAAACACTTcatgcccctgacacctggaacttccaatatattgctagcgtcttccacagtgaaaactgatgcaaagttcTTATTCAGTTCACGCGCTTTTTTGTTGTCCCCAATTACTATGttcccagcagtccaatatccactcttacttctcttttacacttcatgtatctgaagaaagtaCGTGACAAAGGCTTATCTATTTTTGGATGACCCCTCAGCCTTCTTTGCTCTGGGGATACTGGAACAATTTAGTAATTGGTTGTGAGATTACTCAGATTAAGTCAATAGTTTATCTTTTTTGGAAATAATTTTCTGTGCCATtattaaaaattatttaaaatatgcaACAATGCTGCCTTTTAGAATTTGGctgatttttaaaattctgaTCAAGCTGGATTCAAAAGGTTGTTAATGCTTTACTGTGGTAAATAATTCACTACTGGCTTAATTTCTAAATCTAGTCTATCATATGATTGGCTACTTGTCCCAATTTCAGAAATTTGTAGAAGTGAAACTTAAAAACCTTCTTTGTGTTGTTTCAAATAGCAGTGGAAGTTTGGTTTAGTTTTTACTACTGCAACACCATGTTCTATAGGTGTATAAAGTTGCTTTCTCAAAAATTAGTTTGGAAACATTAGCCATAGTGAACATCTGTTTCAAACCCCTTTGATATATTGCTTCCTTGACACATGTAACTGGTGTGACATACTCTAGATGGCTTAATTGAATGACATTTCCTCAGTTTATTATGGGATTTGACTTTTACAGACAGACCTCAATCTGGCTATTTTGTTTCATCTGGCCCATGTTGCCATGTGCGAACCATACGTGGCATGTAGAATTTTGGACATCCCTAGCTGCCTAGTTTTAATTGTGTTTGGTCTTCTATGCAGTGATAGTGGCAGACACACTATATATCACTAAGCATGCCCTTCGCTAACAGCATATTCTTGTATTTGTTTTGTTCATGTTTTAGTAAGGAAGTATATGATGAATACAAAGAAGCCTTTGCAATACAGCCGATGGAATCACTGTCTGTAACAGGGCGGGACTTCAAAATAGAAGGTTTCAAATCTGTTCCACGTCCTCCTGTTATGGTAAAGATCTGAACATGAGACATTGATTATTTAGTTTCACACCTCAATAGTTTGTGCAAATAAACCAAATAAAATTCTAGCCATCCAAACATGGAAAAGGCGGAACAGTCTAATTATTTACAGCAGCATTTTATAGAATGCAAGTGTGAACATTCCTCAAAGAAGAGACGAGTGAAAATAATTAAAGCCATTTCTATAACAGATGATTAACATGAAGAAATATTTTGCAGCAAATATTGTATCATGCGTTCAGAATGAAAAGTTCTGGAGAACAAAATCTAATCTCCATATTTGATAAGCAATTATAGCTCATTACTGTACTTATATTGTACTAAAATCCAATTGAaaaatctatggaaaaaaatcaaATGAGATTTACTCCTGTATTtaattttcaagatttttatgcaAAACATGCCCTGACTGCCCCAGTAATGTGTGCAAGTTGGAAAAGTTATAATGGATGTTGTAGCTTTTAGTGTGAAGCTTAAAATCTTACCACTGATCGCTATGTAAACTTAGCACTGAACATAACTCCATTAAGCATTATCTTTTCATTTGAAGTTGATCTAGCCTTCTTGTAAAGTATTAATGAACTAATCTGAAAACTGGAGGGGAGCAAATTCATTGAGTTTCTAATTTACTCGCTGCTGTTGCTCCTTTCACTAATTTTTGATGATCTGCTAAAACGTACAGAAATCTGGAATGTATGGTTGACAAAAAATATTTTCATAGCAGTATCTGAGCAAAGTAAAGGAAATTCTTACTAAGTAGCTTAGCACATAAGAGTCTTGAGTACCATAGTTTTAATATAGTCACTTTATGTAGAAATAAGCAGGATCTATAACAAAAGACAGCAGAAACTACAAATAGAGTGATAGAgcagcacagtacagaaacaggtccttcagcccatctaatctatgctgaaccattattctgcctagtcccatcaacccgcacATGGACCATAGTCCTTCATATCTTTCtcgtccatgtacttatccaaatttcttttaaatatcgCAATCAAAATCTGCAGCCACCACCTCCATTGGTAGCTTGTtacacacttgcaccaccctctgagtgaagaagatccccctcaggttcccttcaaACCTATGAACtccagttctaatctcacccaccctcagtggaaaatgcctgtttgcatttaccctatccaaaatctcccttcattctccttcatggaataaagtcctaacctattcaatcatttCCTTTAACTAAGGTCCACAAgccctggaaacatccttgtaaattttctctgtactgtttcaaccttaatcatatcccccTGTAGGCagatgatcaaaactgcacacaatactccaaatttggccccaCTAACTTCTTTTGCAACTTCAACAAAAGTACCCCAGCTCTTGTACTCttctttatgaaggccaatgtgtcagaaGCTCTCTGTATGACTACAACTACTTGTGAAACCACTTTCAAAAAAATTTtcaaggaatacagatccatatatTGAAAATCTGAATATGTAATAATTCATCTGTCAACAGAAACTTCTGTTATCTCTTTAAGTTATTCCTTCCCTTAATCGAACTTTTTatcctggaggaacccttgaaatagtTTTCAGGTttcagggaacccctgcataaaaaatAATATGTCTGCAGCTCACGGTACGTTaccgtgatcagtaagttgtagatgtaataatccaaaaataattgtcaatgctcttttgtgAAAACTGAATTTTTAGCcaaactttcttgaaaaaaaacagCTTagtttacctttcttgaaattaagctttctttctctttcataattttttaaaaacatgtaaggcaaacataataaatttctgtttttaataggactcaagactttctgatatccttcctcactctcaagccctaGCAGCAATAGAAACaattcaagatttccttttgtatGATTTtacagtttccttttaaatccaagaatcgtgtcacttgaagtcaaaatattttctccagggccttgtaGGGACTTGTTCagctggttcatatgatgaaagatgtctgctaagtaggctagtttctgcagccattcttcatcatcaaagtactcagcaaaatctggcctactattttcttgaaagttctcctgcaattcacctttcagctcaaacaccctgttgagatCTCTTCCACTAAGTCACTGGATTTCTGTATGTGTGCTCTTTGTCTAGgttttcagtttttttaaaaaaacattcttgagtgaactggtcgttgtttaataaagttaaccatttttgtagcatcatccagaactttTTCCATTTCATCTCTAAGAGTTTTTGACATCAGTACCTCTCGGTGAAGAAAATAGTGTGTTGTAACAATgtcagggttttttttaaacaagacaAATGAAAATTTTAGAGAAgtggttgtttttcagtt
This genomic window contains:
- the spag8 gene encoding sperm associated antigen 8, which produces MQGNCETREVGRRQGDDEEQVTAEAGDGVALESLKDRIANKCLIGNWQEERNSAPIDQQQAKTTSRALAFKNGHKGLLSIDYLSKMSGISTYKEFYHPPSGPKEQEIGIKKQLFEKYMYHKISKEVYDEYKEAFAIQPMESLSVTGRDFKIEGFKSVPRPPVMRHDYKTEQPITIWSDHVKQVQGVTEMKTGDTPFRKNASFTRPIMEALDT